From the Salarias fasciatus chromosome 16, fSalaFa1.1, whole genome shotgun sequence genome, one window contains:
- the slc15a1a gene encoding solute carrier family 15 member 1 — MRAVLVLYFKYFLRWDDDLATSIYHTFVALCYLTPILGAIVADSWLGKFKTIIYLSIVYAVGQVAMAVSAIHDITDADRDGTPDNMTFHVAMSMTGLFLIALGTGGIKPCVSAFGGDQFSDHQERQRSTFFSVFYLCINGGSLLSTIITPLLRAQDCGIYTQQKCYALAFGVPAALMVVSLVVFIVGSGMYYKAKPQGNIMLDVCKCIGFSIKNRYRHRGKQFPKRAHWLDWAEEKYDKLLIAQIKMVLKVLFLYIPLPMFWTLFDQKGSRWTLQATNMDGNFGLLIIQPDQMQTVNPILILTLVPIMDSVIYPLIRKCGLNFTPLKRMTVGMLLAASAFVSAALVQVEIDKTLPVFPSSSQSQLKLLNMGNNPVTLSLPNNDLLNLAAAQASDEYFTFETEEVTVSVASSALTTTILLTKGERQTLLIPAVINSEWLLTTDLTAKPEQGNNAIRFINGLSTEVRVSSSLVDFGIIKPSGYSNYSLVENGKITFNLSSGGRSCDYSREFGYGSSFTFFIPNNLVIGPTTCQESITVIEDIKPNSVHMALQIPQYFLITAGEVMFSVTGLEFSYSQAPSNMKAVLQAGWLLTVAVGNFIVLIVAELAKLPMQWAEYVLFASLLVAVCIIFSIMAYFYTYIDPREIEAQFKKSTDDDSDDESRQYKKGLEMASKNYKSDYGDHKDGRETKM; from the exons ATGCGAG CCGTACTGGTGCTGTACTTTAAGTACTTCCTGCGCTGGGATGATGACTTGGCTACCTCCATCTATCACACATTTGTGGCTCTTTGCTACTTGACCCCGATCCTCGGGGCGATTGTGGCCGACTCCTGGCTGGGAAAGTTTAA gaccATCATCTACTTGTCCATCGTGTACGCAGTCGGTCAGGTCGCCATGGCTGTGAGCGCCATCCACGATATCACCGACGCAGACAGAGACGGGACGCCGGACAACATGACCTTTCACGT GGCCATGTCCATGACCGGCCTCTTTCTCATCGCTCTGGGGACCGGTGGCATCAAGCCCTGCGTATCTGCCTTTGGCGGAGACCAGTTCAGTGATCACCAG GAAAGACAGAGGAGCACCTTCTTCTCTGTGTTCTACCTCTGCATCAACGGTGGAAGTCTTCTGTCTACCATCATCACCCCACTCCTCAGAG CTCAGGATTGTGGAATCTACACCCAGCAGAAGTGCTATGCTCTGGCCTTCGGCGTGCCTGCTGCACTGATGGTGGTTTCACTCG TGGTGTTTATTGTTGGGAGTGGTATGTACTACAAGGCTAAGCCCCAAGGAAACATCATGCTGGACGTGTGTAAATGCATCGGG TTTTCCATTAAAAACCGCTACAGGCACCGAGGCAAACAGTTCCCAAAGAGGGCGCACTGGCTGGACTGGGCAGAGGAGAAATATGAT AAACTTCTTATTGCTCAAATCAAGATGGTGCTGAAGGTCTTGTTCTTATACATCCCTCTGCCGATGTTCTGGACGCTGTTCGACCAGAAG GGCTCAAGATGGACTCTGCAAGCCACCAATATGGATGGAAATTTT ggtctgctgATTATCCAGCCTGATCAGATGCAA ACTGTCAACCCAATCCTGATCCTGACTCTGGTTCCTATCATGGACAGTGTGATTTATCCTCTTATCAGGAAGTGCGGCCTGAACTTTAC CCCTCTGAAGAGGATGACGGTGGGCATGTTACTGGCCGCTTCAGCTTTCGTCAGCGCCGCCTTGGTGCAGGTTGAAATTGAT AAAACATTACCTGTATTCCCATCGTCCTCTCAAAGTCAGCTTAAACTGCTCAACATGGGCAACAATCCAGTCACGCTTAGTTTGCCGAATAATGATCTGCTCAATCTTGCTGCGGCTCAA GCCAGtgatgaatatttcacatttgAGACTGAGGAAGTCACAGTTTCAGTCGCCAGTTCTGCTCTGACCACAACTATTCTGTTGACCAAAGGAGAGCGACAAACACTTCTTATTCCTGCAGTGATCAACAGCGAGTGGCTGCTG ACGACGGATTTGACAGCCAAACCAGAGCAGGGAAACAATGCCATCCG ATTCATAAATGGACTGAGCACCGAAGTGAGggtgtcttcttctctggttgACTTTGGCATAATTAAACCATCTGGTTATTCCAACTACTCCCTAGTAGAAAATGGAAA GATTACGTTCAACTTGAGCAGTGGTGGACGGTCATGCGACTACAGCAGGGAATTCGGATATGGAAGCTCATTTACATTCTTCATACCAAACAATTTAGTCATTGGACCAACAACT TGCCAGGAGTCTATTACTGTGATTGAAGACATAAAACCCAACTCAGTGCACATGGCGCTTCAGATCCCGCAGTACTTCCTCATAACTGCTGGCGAAGTGATGTTTTCCGTGACTGGCTTGGAGTTCTCTTACTCACAG GCACCAAGTAACATGAAAGCAGTGCTGCAGGCGGGCTGGCTGTTGACTGTGGCCGTCGGCAACTTTATTGTCCTAATTGTGGCTGAACTCGCCAAGCTTCCCATGCAG TGGGCAGAGTACGTCCTCTTCGCCTCTCTCTTGGTGGCAGTGTGCATCATCTTCTCCATCATGGCGTATTTCTACACCTACATTGACCCGAGAGAGATTGAAGCTCAGTTCAAGAAGTCGACGGATGACGACAGTGATGATGAGAGCAGGCAATACAAAAAAGGACTTGAAATGGCCAGCAAAAATTATAAATCTGATTATGGTGATCACAAAGATGGAAGAGAAACCAAAATGTAA